The Hypanus sabinus isolate sHypSab1 chromosome 23, sHypSab1.hap1, whole genome shotgun sequence genome includes the window tatgacactcagtgttacatctcagaggctctggctgaatgtacttctgtgcctaaccagtacattatggagtggatgggagacgttgtccaagatggcatgcaacttgtacAGCATCCtcatttcagacaccactgtcagagagtccagttccaccccaacaacatcagtggccttacaaatgagtttgttgattctgttggtgtctgttaccctcagcctgctgccccagcacacaacagcaaacatgatagtactggccaccacagactcatcacAGACTTTCAGCTCATCCTTAAATTTAATTACAGTACAATTAAAATTAACCAAGCCCTAAAATACTTTCCCACCATTTCTTCCCCtctttatttctctttccaccTTGTATGACTCTCCCTCGAATATAAATCTTTGCCCAGCCTTTTTGCATCCACCTGTTGTGCGACTGTATTGTGAGAAACCTAAAGTTGATTTACTGAcatattttcttctctttttcaaGACATCCAGTGGCATGTTTCTTCCACCTCTTCTTCCGAATTAGTGCAATAGTTGTCTACCTTCTTTGTGAATTCCTCAGCAGCAGCTTTATCGCCTGCTTTGTGACAATAATTTTGCTCCTATCCTGTGACTTCTGGACTGTCAAAGTAAGTAACCTTTGGAATGCCAAGATTGCATTGTACACAGCTGGAATCTATTCAGTGTTTTCTGTGTGCTAAATGAATGCTTCCTTTAGAAATTAGATACAGTGATATTTTCTGAACCAAATATGACTAGCTATATTTGAATCTGGTCTTTCTGCTCAGAGGTGCCTTAATTGTATTGTAATTGGAGTGAAAGCTGATTTCTTAAAAGTTTCTGAGATGTGTTTTATTTGAATATTTGTGAAAATAAGCACTTTGCTGTCTTGGTGTTCACACTCAGTCTGGTGACTCAAAGTTGGAATGGTAAATCCATCAGCATGACCAGATCTTTCACCTTTGCCGTGGAACTGTTTAATTTTGCAGCCCAATACCTTTCAGACCAATGGTTAACACTGCAGTAAGACCGTGATATTGGGACAAACAACCAAGGGACAAACAACTAACCCATTAAAAATCGATTAAAAATCAGAGTGATTGACTGTGAGAAACAAATAAAGAATTCAAATCACATCAGGTACAGAAGTAGAAATGAAGAGAACAAAAGGAAGATTGGATTGAGGGGGAAAAGTAGGTAAAATAAGATGTTACAAAAAACAGTTCAAGGAAATCTCCAGCAGAAGTTTACCATTTGCATGCCTAAAACTCTACAGTGTCAAATGCTTTCTTGCTGGTTCTCTAAATATGATTACTGTGTCAAGACAATATTGTCCCATCGTTATCATGGTCCTTCCAATCCGCGGCATAATCATGAAACTGGTGGGGAGATTGACAACATTTCCCTATTTCTTCTCCATTGCTTCTTTATATTGTCACCACTTAAATGTACTTGCACTCAGTGGCTGCCTTATTGGATAcaactgctcgttaatgcaaatatctaatcagccaatgttGCAGTCACTCAGTGCAGATCATTGAAAGGGTCAGGTGTTGctctgaccaaacatcagaatggggaagaaaggtgaACTTCCgtgacggggtggtttgagtatcgcaGAAGCTGATGATGATCTGGGATATTCACACATATCTCgagaggttacagagaatggtgtggaaaaccaAAAGccatccagtgagctgcagttcagtgggcaaaaatgtcttgttactaggagaggccagaggagaatggccagactggttcaagctgacaggaaggcaacagtagctcAAATGACCATGCATTAAACAGtcgcgtgcagaagagcatctctgaatgcaaagcttgaagtggatgggctacagcagcagaagaccagatcGGGAtccattcctgtacctaataatgtgaccACTAAGTGGATGTTTTCTACAACAACAATTACTTGCAATAGCAATTCCACATGGTTATGACTTTTCTGgtaaagaagtttttttttctgcattccACATTGGATTTCTTGGTGACTATTGTATGTTGATGGTTTTTACTTCTGTCATTCCTAAAATGGAAATTTTTTTGTCAATTCTGTCAAATCTTTTATAGTTATATGGGTCTGCCCACCCCAAACCTCTACAAGAGGAAAGACTTCTCGGTCCTTCCTCCTTTTGTGACCTCTTAATATTGCAGCAGTTGTCTGACTTGTGACGATGTTTTCATGAGTTGTGGTATATCCTTGCTGCAAATCATGTTTCTGCTTAAACACAGTGAAAGTAACTTGTGGTATGTGGCCACTGTTCTTTTCCCAGCAGTTTCTGGAACATTGAGTACTTGTGATATATTTTACTGTGCTTGCCAGAATCCTAGGCTATGTGAAAAAATGCTCATAAAATATGTAACCAATCAGCTGAATTAATAAACACTTATTTAGCAGATTAGGTGGGTGACATGATTCGAAAAGTTTAAATATGCTTGTAGGTTTGATACAGCATAGCGCTCCAGATGTGCAGTAGTGATGTTGCTGTAATGAACAAATCAGTTGGGAGGTAgtcatgattttttaaaaattatttttgcaCATTGTAAACTTTCTTTTAATTACTCAGCAGTTTAAAGGTTCAAAATCCAAACAGCTTCTAAACGAGTAGCTGTTGGAATTGCTACTTACTTATTTGGAAGTAAAACCATTGTTTATTTGTTCATCCATGACAGCTCCTGAAGCCGTTCAAGAGTCAACTGCATCAGTACCCCACTTCGTGCTCAGGATTTGCTCCCTGAAAGGGGGTGTGAATAGAATCAGAATGAAAAGAGCTTATTGAAACACAATGTGTGCAGACCCCAGTTATGAATAGTGCTGCCGTGCTGGGCGCTACAAAACTGGGAACCTGACATTGCAAAGAGGGCTAGAGCTGTGGCACAAATGTGGGGCTTAAGGCATCCCCGGTGACTGGCAGTACCTCCTCTATTGTCTGGCTGACTAGAGCCTCTCTCCCCGACTCCTGTTGGATGTGACTGATATTCCTCTCTTCCCCACTCTTTGTCTGCCTGCTTAACTACGCTCAGCTTTTTTTCTGTTACCACAGGGAAATCTCAAGGCTGGAGAGAGTTTTGAGACCAAGCTTAAGAGAGTAGGGAAGATCAGCCTTCAGTGTCTTTGTCGGTGGGAGTGGGGGAGGCTATAGGATCTGGTGGTCTGTCAGTATGTGGTGAAGgtgcccccccccaccaatgGTCCCTACTCACTGTACAGTACAGGTTGAAGCCCTTAGCCCTGTTTCAGTGCTGAGCATCCACACCACTCGTCCCGGCCAGTCAGTCTGTAGCCGTCGGGTGCAACCACTCCTTGCTGATCAATGGGGCagtaggggagggggagacagtTGAGCACAGCTCAAGCAGATGTCTATTTCTTTAGAGCAGTAAGGTGTGTGCTGAAGTGTCTGGTCTGGTTTAGGATGGCAGGTTTCCCTCTGATAGAGGTAAGTTTTCATGACAAGTCAGCAGTAGTATTGGTGACTGCAGCACGTTTTCTATTCTTTTAGTTGCCAGacaccatggggggggggggggtgttggaagATGTAACCAGTTGAGTTCTACAGGTGCCAGCCCAGTAACCAAACTGCTTTGCAATTCTACCTTGTATTTGACTCCTATTAACAATCAAATGCTCATACCTGTAACTAATTCCTGCAACTGCGTGTCTGAGTTAATGTAAGAGCCCTTGTCAGTTGGTCAGGTCTCCCCCTTGTCCGCTCCTTGTCTAGATATGTCTATTTGCTGAATATTTCTTGCTTTCAAACGTTTGCCGTATTTTACTTCTGAGTAGATGGCGTTTTTAAATCATCAGTGTACGTTTTGGCTAAGAGACATTTATGAAATCTTGTGTATTAGTGATATTACTGTGATTTTGTGCCATTAATGAATGTGGAAAACCCGATACTTCAATAATTTTGCCCTTTCCTGTCTGTGCTGCAGAATATCACTGGTCGGCTGCTAGTGGGGTTACGTTGGTGGAATCAGGTTGATGATGATGGAAAGAGTCACTGGATCTTTGAGGCCAGGAAGGTATGCTTGATTGAATACAGgttttcccccgctatccgaaggtggagcgttcctatgaaaccattagCTGAtatgtcataaagtgaagaagcaattaccattaatttacatgggaaaaatttttgagcgtttccagacccaaaaaaaaacctaccaaatcaaaccaaataacacataaaacctaaaataacatgaacatatagtaaaagcaggaatgatgtgataaatatacagcctgtataaagtagaaatattgtatgtaccgtgtagtttcacttatcaaaatcgggaaaacagcaagccaaaatcaatttggaaaaaaaaacggcacgtacacgcatgtgcacacaactgcccgcacaaggcttcacggtcgtGGTAGTCTTTgttggggtaaacacacgtatgaAGCAGCTGtctttgtaaaagcgaaaatcctctttggttagcgaaaacaggtactaatgtaggtctttcgtaacagcgagctgttgtgaagcgaacgttcgaaaaatgggggccacctgtaccttatttaaataaaagcaaaatgggCTTTGCTATCGTGATTACAACCTGCACAGGGTATATTGATTCTCCttgaaacttggaagcataattGCTGTCTAATAGTTGGTCTGACTGTTGTCCATTTATGTTGAGTCTGATATATTGGTGGGATGGGTGCATCTGTAGTGACATAAAATTTGCATTATTAAGCAAAATATTTGTATTAAGCAAAAGAGTCACCATATGATGCTTAATTATGAAGATCATGAATGTAATATGAATCATAGTAATATTGAAAGCAACAATCTAATGTGAATAAACAATATAAACCAATGGACACCAGATCATGGAAATTACAAATGAAAAGCAAAAGTGAGTAATGTAAATGTCCTTATTGATATTTAGTTGAAAGCAGAGAATTGGTTAAATTAAATCACATTGGCAATTGTTGCactgaaatagaaacatagaaagcctacagcacaatacagacccttcagcccacaatgttgtgccaaacatgtacttactttagacaatacctagggttacccatagccctctatttttctaagttccgtgaacctatccaggagtttcttaaaacaccatcgccggcagcccattccacgcactcaccactctgtaaaaaacaaaacacaacaacagcagcagcaaacaaacttacccccgacatctctgtacctacttccaagcaccttaaaaccataccctcttgtgttagccataaTATGTTGTAAGGTGTAGACTGGAACATGTAATTCTAATtattttttgtatgattttcatAGGCTTCAGGAACAGGGAAGAGAGTGTCTTCTGAAGCTGAATCTAAAATATTTTGGCTGGGATTAATCATCTGTCCTATCATGTGGGTCATTTTTGTCTTCAGTACTTTCTTTTCCTTTAAACTGAAATGGCTGGTAAGTTCCTGACTTGCTTCGCAACTTTACTTGGTGATTTAGAATCTTGTTTTGAAAATTATATTGATCATTTGGAGGTAGCATTATACAAAAGCAAGGAATTCAATATGGTTTCCAAATTTTAAGCGATTACTACATAAACACAGACTGGAAATAGTTTATTATTCTCACGTGGACTGAGATGCAGTGAAGTACTTGTCTGGCACACTGTTCATATAAATCTAATCATTAGAGAGTGCATTGATGTAgtgcaaggtaaagcaataacaatgcagaatacagtgtaacaactacaaAAGTGTGTAATGAAGGTAAACAATAAactgcaaggtcataacaaggttGATTATGAGATCAAGGATCTATCTTATCATAATATGGGAACCGGATAGCTTATAACAGAggggtagaagttgtccttgagactggtggtatgtgctttcaggcttttgtatcttctgcctgatggaagagggagaagagagaatggcctgggtgggtAGGGGAATTCTTTCATATCGTTGGCTGCTTTACTAGGGCGGTGGGAGGTACAGACAgtccacggaggggaggctgatttctgtGATGTACCTGTTGTACTTGTGCCATTTACAATTATATTAATTCATGAAATGAATCTAAAATGGTTGGTGTCACCCCAATATAACCGAAAGGACATATACTgcaaattaacagcccaataatacattcttagattaggcaaaCCGAGACCTCcgtcctttttcaacttttgcaaatgacatttaccaattcttggtcttttattattccaaataaaagatagaataatagaatcaatccaaTCAAATAAATTCTTGGTcaaaaaacaggaatattctgaaataaatataattttGGTAATATCATCCTTTTAACTACATGAATACGGCCAACAAGTGAAAATCTAAGTGGGCTCCATCTACTAAAGGAATACTTCAtagagtccactaaaggaggaaaattggctttataaagatccttatattttttagtaattatagcacctaaatatctaaaagaatccgtaactttaaaaggaatattatcatatatatatatatatatatatatatatatatatccttttggttatattgggatgataggaatgat containing:
- the LOC132380132 gene encoding Golgi apparatus membrane protein TVP23 homolog B-like; protein product: MMRQESSDDAEDVSLFDAEDEGRRTPKKKKIRHPVACFFHLFFRISAIVVYLLCEFLSSSFIACFVTIILLLSCDFWTVKNITGRLLVGLRWWNQVDDDGKSHWIFEARKASGTGKRVSSEAESKIFWLGLIICPIMWVIFVFSTFFSFKLKWLAVVIMGVTLQGSNLYGYIKCKIGSGKNLTSMATSYLGRQLFKTAIKTEEKADS